The Candidatus Eremiobacteraceae bacterium DNA window CGCCGGCATCTCGCGCAGCTCAAGCCGAACAACGCGCAGGGAGAGCTGTACCTCACCGACTGCATCGCGGCTATCGTGGCCGAGGGCGGCCGCGTGGAGACCGTCGTGTGCGAAGACCGGCGGCTCGTCATGGGGGTCAACAATCGCGTCGAATTGGCGGCGGCGCGTGCCGTGATGCAAGAGAGCATTCTCGAGACGCACATGCTGGCCGGCGTCACGATCGCGGATCCCGCGTCGACGTATGTCGACATCGGCGTCGAGTTGGAAGCCGACGTCACCGTTCTGCCGCAATCGCACTTCCGCGGCGCGAGCCGGGTTGCCCGCGGCAGCGTGCTCGGCCCGGGCGTGCAGCTGGACAACGCACAGATCGGCGAAGATTGCGAGATCAGTTGGTCGGTCATCGAGAATTCGATCGTCGGGGCGCACGTCAGCATCGGCCCATACGCGCATCTGCGCGGCGGTGCGGTCGTAGAAGACGGCGCGCACATCGGCAACTTCGTGGAGCTGAAGAAAACGCGGATGGGGCGCGGCTCCAAAGCCGGTCATCTCGCGTATTTGGGCGACGCCACGCTGGCCGCGAAAGTGAACATCGGCGCGGGCACGATCACGTGCAATTACGACGGAAAGAACAAACACTCGACCGAGATCGGCGAAGGCGCGTTCATCGGTTCGAACTCGTCGCTCGTCGCGCCGGTGAAAATCGGGGCCGGCGCGATGACGGGCGCCGGTTCCGTTGTGAATCGCGACGTGGCGCCGGGTGAACGCGTCGCCGGCGTGCCGGCGCGCCCATTGCCGAAAAAGCCCAAAAAATGATCGACTCGCATCTCGGCTGGTTCTTCGCCGGCGGCTTTGCCGTGACCGCGGGCGCATTGTTCTGGCGCATGAGGTATCACATCGACGAACTTGCGCGCCGCGCAGAACGGGCGGAGAAGCGGTTTGACCTGCTGCAGCACGTCGTGCCGGCGCTCACCGACGTCTCAGCCGAGTCAACGGGCGCAGCGTGCGCACGGATCCTCGAACGGCTCAACGCGTTGATTCCAGCCGACGTGCTGCTGTGTTTTTTCAATGACGATGGGCGCCTCGTGCTCGGCGCGAAGTCCGGCGCCGGCTATGCCGGCTATTTGAGAGAAGGCGAAGCGTATGAAGGCGCCACTCTCGTTCATTGGGTGCGGGATCGTGGGAAGGCCGCAATCGTCGGACCGGCCCCGGTAGATATTCCCGACGTCATCGATTTATCGAACGATCCTGAATCCACGAAACTCGGCGTAGGACCGCTCGCGGGCAGCCGCGATCGCGTCTGGGCGCTGGCGGTTCCGCTCAAACGCGGTCGTGGCGAGGGTCGGCAAGAGGAGATCGTTGGCGTGATCTACGCGGAGCGCGCGAAGAGCGAACCGTTTACCGCAGACGACGCGCTCACCGCGGTCACCGTCGGCACGCTTGCGTCCGACGCGCTGCAGCGCGCACGCTTCGCCGATGGAATGCGGCGTTCGTCGAACATGGACCCGTTGACAAAATT harbors:
- the glmU gene encoding bifunctional UDP-N-acetylglucosamine diphosphorylase/glucosamine-1-phosphate N-acetyltransferase GlmU, with the protein product MSARARAVVLAAGKGTRMKSRKPKVLHEVCGRTMLEHVLNAVRAAGASDVLAVVNPELNDACAALGVATVIQEPQHGTGHAMQLAMAALKGDDLPVLVVSADMPLLTSALLGSVVDKQTSDGAPLAMLTAHVPLPTNFGRIVRDGDRVTRIVENVDCTPEQRAIDEVNAAVYCFESQALRRHLAQLKPNNAQGELYLTDCIAAIVAEGGRVETVVCEDRRLVMGVNNRVELAAARAVMQESILETHMLAGVTIADPASTYVDIGVELEADVTVLPQSHFRGASRVARGSVLGPGVQLDNAQIGEDCEISWSVIENSIVGAHVSIGPYAHLRGGAVVEDGAHIGNFVELKKTRMGRGSKAGHLAYLGDATLAAKVNIGAGTITCNYDGKNKHSTEIGEGAFIGSNSSLVAPVKIGAGAMTGAGSVVNRDVAPGERVAGVPARPLPKKPKK
- a CDS encoding GGDEF domain-containing protein, which translates into the protein MIDSHLGWFFAGGFAVTAGALFWRMRYHIDELARRAERAEKRFDLLQHVVPALTDVSAESTGAACARILERLNALIPADVLLCFFNDDGRLVLGAKSGAGYAGYLREGEAYEGATLVHWVRDRGKAAIVGPAPVDIPDVIDLSNDPESTKLGVGPLAGSRDRVWALAVPLKRGRGEGRQEEIVGVIYAERAKSEPFTADDALTAVTVGTLASDALQRARFADGMRRSSNMDPLTKLLTPAAFRQRLRDEVDGRRFADAYASRDLALFFIDTDNFKAWNDTFGHAAGDKLLRALADIFGETARAYHGFAGRNGGDEFCIALLDRRKEEAVKFADAMRVRVGNTDFAKQLGIGAADGTPVTLSIGVAHYPNDVAVDEPQAAGKLLEAADARMYEAKRGGRNRVAFNIGRPLPRKQPVPGEGPIPSF